The genomic segment AGGCACCCGCTTGTCAGGAAAGTGCTGTCTCCCGGGCCCAATTCGGTTCCCGGGTTGACCGGGCGGTCTGGGCTGCTCTCCGTCGAACTCGATGAGAGCGTCAGCATTCCCGGCTTCGCAGATGGATTGAAGCTGTTCCGGCTCGGGGTGAGCTGGGGTGGTTTCGAGAGCCTCCTTCTGCCGACGCAAATCGCACTCAACCAGTCCGGCGAAGAGAACTCCCTCCAGCGGTTCGGCGTTTCGGGCCGGATCGTCCGGTTGAGCCTCGGATTGGAAGATCCCATCGACCTTTGGGCTGACTTTGATGCGGCTCTCAATCTAAGCGCCAAACGAAAATAAGGCGTGCCAAACAACTGAACATAAAAGAGGTGGAGATATGAAAAGACTGTTCGGCGCACTCAGTGCGTTAGCTGTTCTGGCGGCAACGTCCGCTCATGCTGAAACATTGAAGCTGGTGGAAGTGATCACCAGCCCGGAACGTACGGAAGTCCTGCAGGGACTGGTTGATGAATTCGAAGCGGCGAACCCCGGTACGGAAGTGGAAATCGTCTCTTTGCCCTGGGGGCAGGCATTCGAAAAATTCGCGACCATGGTTGCCGGTGGTGACATTCCCGACGTTGTTGAAATGCCGGACCGTTGGGCAGGCATCTACAAGGACAGGTTGGTCGATCTGAACGACAAGATTGCCGGTTGGGAGCACGGCAGCACGCTGACCCAGAAGACCATCGACATGGGCCGCCAGACCGACGGCAAGACCGTGCGGATGATCCCGTACGGCTTCTATCTGCGCGCCCTCTTTTACAACAAGAAGCTGCTTGAGGAAGCCGGTGTCGAAGGACCGCCCAGGACCATGGAAGAATTCATGGCGGCGTCTAAGGCGGTCTCCGAACTCGACGGCAAATACGGCTATTGCCTGCGCGGCGGTCCGGGCGGTCTGAACGGCTGGATCATGATGGCGGCGACGATGAATGGCGATAACACCTTCTTCGACGAGAACGGCAAGAGCACGCTCAACCAACCGGGTTCGGTCGAGGGCATCCAGTTCCTGATCGACCTCTACCAGAACGGTTACGCGCCGAAGGATGCGGTGAGCTGGGGCTTTAACGAGATCGTGGCGGGCTTCTATTCCGGTACCTGTGCGTTCCTTGATCAGGATCCGGATGCGCTGATCGCAGTGGCCAAACGCATGGATGCGGAAGACTTCGCGGTCGTTCCAATGCCTGTCGGCCCGGGCGGCAAGGCGTTCCCGACCATCGGCTTTGCCGGATGGGCGATGTTCGACACCACGAAGGACGAAGACCTTTCCTGGAAACTGATCGCGCATCTTTCCGATCCGGAAGCCAACAAGACCTGGGCGAAGCGTGTCGGTGTCATTCCGATCCACGAAGGCGCGGAACAGGACCCGCACTTCAAGACGGAGCAGTTCGCCGGCTGGTTCGAAACGCTCAATGGCGAGCAGTATATTCCGACCGTCATGCCGACCTATCTGGAACAATTCGGCTATTTCGCAGATTCCATTGCACTGGAAACCAGCCAGGAAGCCCTGCTTGGTCAGCTCAGTGCACAGGAAGTCGCCGACCAGTGGGCTGAATTCCTGACCGAGGAATACGGCCGTTGGAAAGAAGCTCAATGACAGCTGAGGCTGACAACGCGCCCGGATCTCACCGGGCGCGCGGTTCCTATTACTTCCGCTATATGGTGGAGCCCTATCTCTACCTGTCGCCGGCAGTTATCGTGATCGCGCTTGTGATGCTGGTTCCGCTGGCCATCGGCATCTCCTATGCCTTTCAGGCGGTCAATCTGCTTCGGCCGTTCCAGACCGGATGGGTCGGGTTTGAGAATTTCCAAGCGCTATGGAGTGACAGGAAGTTCTGGCTAGCCCTGACCAACACATTCTGGTGGACGCTTGGCTCCATCATCTTCCAGTTTTTTCTGGGTCTTGGGTTGGCGCTATTGCTGAACACCCGTTTCTACGGCAAGCGGCTTGTCCAGGCTCTGGTGTTCCTGCCCTGGGCCGTGCCGACATTTTTGTCTGCTCTTACCTGGGCGTGGCTGTTCAATCCGACAATCGGGCCCTTGCCGCATTGGCTGGCAGCGCTCGGCATTCTTTCTGAGCCGTTCAACATTCTCGGTGATCCCAATCTGGCCATGTGGGGTCCGATTACAGCGAATGTCTGGTTCGGCATCCCGTTCTTTGCCATCACGCTTCTGGCAGCCCTGCAGTCGATACCCGGCGAACTTTATGAAGCGGCTGAAATTGACGGCGCGTCCACCTGGCAGAAGTTCACCAAGATTACCCTGCCGTTTCTCGCGCCGATGATTGCCATCACCGTGATGCTACGCACAATCTGGATCGCAAACTTCGCGGACTTGATCTTCGTGATGACGGGTGGCGGACCAGCGAATTCAACGCAGATCCTGTCCACATACATCTTCACGACCGCGTTCAGAAAGCTCGATTTCGGTTACGCATCCGCCATTGCGGTTGCATTGCTTGGGCTGTTGCTGATCTACGCAGCCGTCCTGCTCGTTCTCCGCCGCAAGCTCGTCAAGATCTGAGGTTCGCCATGAATGCTCTGCGTCAGGCATCACCATGGGTGGTAACTGGAAAATACCTTGCTCTGGCCTTTTACGTCGCCTTTGCGCTCTTTCCGCTCTATTGGCTCGCCAAGATTGCGGTCACGCCCGACAAGCTTATTTTCAGCGAAGGAACGGCGCTTGTACCCAGCAGGTTCACATTTGAGAATTTCCAGACGGTTCTGTTGCAGACGGACTTCCTTGCCTATTTCCGCAACAGCCTGATCGTTTCGCTGGTGACCGCTGCGGTTACAACGATGATAGCTGCGGCGGCAGGCTATGCTTTTTCCAGGTTCGATTTTCGCGGGAAACGTCTGATCATCGCACTTATGCTGATCACACAGATGTTTCCGCTGCTAATGATCATCGCACCTATCTACAAGATTGTCGCTGCGCTCGGGCTGCTCAATTCCCTGACGAGCCTCATCATCGTCTACACAGCCTTTAATATCCCGTTCGCGACCTTCCTGATGCAATCTTTCTTTGACGGCATTCCGAAGGACCTGGAGGATGCGGGAATGATCGATGGCTGCACACGGTTCGAAGCCTTGCGCAAGATCGTCTTGCCGCTGACGCTTCCGGGGCTCGGCGCGACACTCGGTTTCATCTTTACCGCGGCCTGGAGTGAACTCCTGTTCGCCCTGATGCTGATCAACTCTAACGACGCAATGACATTCCCCGTGGGGCTGTTGACCTTCGTGTCGAAGTTCTCCGTGGATTGGGGGCAGATGATGGCTGCGGGTGTGCTCGCTCTTGTGCCGTCGTGTCTCTTCTTCATCTTTATCCAACGTTACCTGGTTCAGGGCCTGACATCAGGAGCTGTGAAGGGCTGAGCCCCGGGGAGGACGATGTGGCACGCATTGAACTGAATAATATCGCCAAATCCTATGGTTCCGTCGAAGTTCTCAGGGACATCAACCTGACAATCGAGGATGGAGAATTCATCGTTCTGGTCGGACCGTCCGGCTGCGGGAAGTCGACACTCTTGCGGATGATTGCCGGGCTTGAACCGATCTCCGGCGGAGAGTTTCTGGTCGACGGCAGACGTATGAACGAGGTGCCGCCGCGCGACCGGGACATGGCGATGGTGTTCCAGTCCTATGCGCTTTATCCGCATATGGACGTGTCGCGGAACATGGGCTTCTCGCTTGAAATCCGGAAGGCGCAAAAAGAAGAACGCAGCCGGAAAGTCGCCGATGCCGCAAAGACACTCGGCCTGACTGCTCTGACCGAACGCCTTCCCAGAGCGCTTTCAGGCGGCCAGCGCCAGAGGGTCGCTATGGGGCGGGCGATCGTCCGGGATCCCAGCGCGTTCCTCTTCGATGAGCCGTTGTCCAACCTTGATGCCGCTCTGCGGGTCGAAATGCGCCTTGAAATCGCGCGTCTTCACCAGCGGCTGAGCACGACCATGATCTACGTGACACATGATCAGGTCGAAGCCCTGACGCTGGCAGATCGGATCGTTGTTCTGAATGCCGGGGATATTCAGCAGGTGGGAACACCTCTTGAACTATACGAGCGACCTTCCAACAAGTTCGTGGCTCAATTCATCGGTTCGCCGACAATGAATATTCTCGGTGTCGACCGGGCGGAAAACGGTGTGAAGCTTAAGGACGGAACCAATTTGCAGATCGGATCCAGTTCGGCGCATTGGCAGGCGCATGAGCTTGGCGTGCGTCCGGAACATCTGGATATCGTCGCCGAAGAGGCCGCACATATGAAAGGCGTTACTGAACTTGTCGAGCATTTGGGGTCGGACACAAATATCCACGCAAATGTGCCTGGCGTGGGCCCTGTTCTCGTGCGTCAACACGGACATTTTCCGCTCAAGACCGGAGATGCTGTCAATATCGCCGTCGACCTCGAAAAGTCGCATCTGTTCGGGTTTGAAGGCAGACGACTGGAAATTTGAGTATCGGGAAGTTGCCTCGCGGAAGCGTGCTCGCACTCAGTGTTGAACCGCGCCTTGCCAGGCAGGGCTTGCTGTCTTCTTCAGGCTTGCATTTGGGGCAGGCCGGAGTTTTCCCGCCAGGTCTGGGTCACCGAGTGGCTGTGCGTTTTGGTCGTTTCAGGACGAGTGGCATTTGACAGCCATTGCTCTGTGGAGCTTTTCGATATTGCAGTCTCTGCACCATTTTCCCGGTTACTCGACCGCGTCCCTAAGTCCCTGGAGCCATTGGGTCTTATGACGCAGCATTCCAAGGTTTCCGTTGAGCGTCTCAGAGAAGGTGCTCTCGTGTCGGGTTCAGTTTCAGGTGCGAAGCACCGCCAAACTATTGCTATCCCATCCAATCCAAACCGGTTCAGAACCGACCGATTGACCGACATCGGCGTCTACAAAGGCTCGAAGTTTGGCGCCCTGTGCGTCTTCGACCATCAGATCGACAGACATGCGGCTGCCCAGAAAAGTCTTGCCGACAACCGTTCCCCTTACTGCATTGGAGTGCTCCGGACGTTCTGTATGGAAGGCGAGTTTTTCCAGCCGGACCGACGCTGTGATGGTGTCGCCGACCTGTGGAACATGTCCATGCGACTGGCCTTTCAGTGTCTGGCCAAACCAGTCCAGCACGATCACATCGCCATCCTGGCCGCGCATCTTGCAAGTCAAGAGGTTCGTTTCACCGATGAATTCCGCAACAAACCTGGTTGCGGGATGGAAATAGAGTTCCTCGGGCGTGCCGTCCTGTTCGACGCGGCCATGGTTCATAACCACGATCCGGTCTGACATTGTAAGCGCTTCTTCCTGGTCGTGGGTCACGAAGAAGAATGTCTTGTGAGTGCGGCGCTGGATCGCCTTGAGCTCCTGCTGTACCTGGCCGCGGAGTTTCGCGTCCAGCGCTGCAAGCGGCTCGTCCAGCAACAAAAGGGCCGGATCTGGGGCGAGCGCGCGGGCCAACGCCACCCGTTGACGCTGTCCGCCCGACAGTTGACCTGGATACCGGTCTCCATAGTTTTCCAGCTCCAGAAACGACATGATTTCGTCTTGACGGTTGCGAATGTCGGCCTTGTTCATGCCCTTCAGTTCCAGGCCGAAAGAAATGTTCTGGCGCACGGTCATGTGAGGAAACAGGGCATAGTCTTGAAACACCATGTTCACATGACGCTTTTCCGGCGGCTGGCGTGTGACGTCCACGTCATCCAGGATGACGCGGCCCGACGTCGGTCGCTCAAAGCCCCCAAGAATTCTGAGCGTTGTGGACTTGCCGCAACCGGACGGTCCCAGAAAAGTCACGAATTCACCCCTGGCAATATCCAGCGTGAGATTGTCCAGAGCGACCGTTTCGCCGAATTTCTTGGTGACACCCTCGATCCGAACAAGGGGATTCGTTTCAGCCATTTCGGGACTCCTTGTTCATCCGGCGGGTGAAACGTTCAGCCCAAATGCCGATTGCAGCCGTCAGGATCAGAGCGACCGTCGCAATGGCATTGATTTCAGGCGACATGCCGGATCTGAGCTTGGCGAAAATCAGAACGGGCAAGGTCGGTTCGTAGCCTCCCAGGAAGAAGGAACGAACGAAATCGTCGAAACTGAGCAGCAGGCAGAAGATACTCGCGCCAAGGATGGCTGGAACAAGATAAGGCAGTGTGATCCGCAAAAAGGCAATGATCGGATCAGCACCAAGATCACGTGCCGCTTCAATCTGGCTCTTCGGCAATGTCGACAACCGGGCCATGACCACCAGAGCCACAAAGGGCACATTGTGAACGGCGTGCGCCCATACAATCGCACCCATGCCCGGTTCGATACCAAGCCATCTGGCATAGATCCGGAAAGCGATGGCTGAAATGATCCCCGGGACAAGCGCAGGCAAAACCGTCAGCCCGAACATTGCGGTCCGGCCCAAAAACTTCCTGCCTTCCAGAAGGACGGCAATCCATGTTCCGACGAATACGGAGATGGCTGTTGCAAGGACTGCAATCACCACTGAATAGATAAAGGCCGACGGTACGGCTGCGTCGTCGAAAACACCAGTATACCAGTCGAGCGTCCACGAGCGGATCGGAAAGCCGATAAACTTGCTGTCCTTGAAACCCATGAGAACCATCAGGACCAGCGGAACGAAGACGTAAAGAACAAAGGCCCAGTAGACGCAGGAGAGCAGGATGCGGTTACCCCGGTTCAATTCGTGTCTCCTTTGCGCAGGGAATTCATCAGCTTCTGGAAGGCACCGGTCAGAATGATCGCGGCAAGAAACATGATTGTCGCGAAGGCTGCGCCGGTCGGCCATTCGTCACCGGCGACATGGAAGAAGCCTGCAATCGTTTCGGCAAAAACGGTCGTGGAAGGACCACCCAGCAGAACGGGGGTCGCATAAAAGCCGGTCGATATCAGAAAAACCAGTGTGCACCCTGACGAGATCCCCTCCAGCGTGAGAGGAAGCGTGATCCGCCGAAAGCGGGTCCAGGCTGAAGCACCGAGGTCTGCGGCTGCCTCGTTGTAGCTTTTGGGGAGTTTTTCCAATGCGGAATAAAGCGGTAACAGCATGTAGAGCGCCGTCAGGTAGACGATCCCGACACCCATTGAAAAACTGGTATACATGAACGGGATCGGCCGATCGATCAGGCTCAGCGACTTGAGCAACTGGTTCACCGCTCCGGTGTTTCCAAGAAGGATCATGATTGCGTAGGTGCGGACGATTTCGCCGACCCAGAACGGGATCAGCAGCAAGAGAAGCATCAGCATCTGGTTCTTGCGACTGACGTGGCGCGCCAGAAAGTAGGCGACAGGATAGGTCAGGATCAAAGTGCAGAAAGTGAAGACGCTGGCAAAGATAAGCGTGCGGAAAAACGGTTGCCAGAAAATGTGGTCGCCGAAGAAACGGGCATAGTTGTCGAGGGTAAAATGCTGCTCCACACCAGGCGCGACCGGATAGGCATCGGTAAAGCTCACCCTGAGCATTTGCAGCATTGGTCCAAGGTGCTGGGTCAGCACCCAGAGCAGTGGAAAGGCAGCAAGGATCAGGAACTGGCGGCGCGGTGATGCGGTCGCAAGCCCGACGACCAACCGGTAAGGCGTCCAGCTTGATAATGCACCCCAGAAGGTCAGACGGTTTTTTTCCGTGGTGTCAGGACCACGGCCGGTGCGGGGAGCGACCCCATCGCTCATACCAGTTACCCCCAATTTGACTTGATTGCCTTGCCCGCCTGAAGAGCGGGCAAGGCCTTTTCCGTTCGTCAGGACAGCGGGTCAGGCCGCCTTGATGGCTTCAACGGCCGGATCGACAAGCCCGTACTTCATCTCGTTCGCCTCAGCGCGGAAGAACTGCAGATTTTCAAGCTCGTCATCCGAGAACGAAGTCGATTTCTTTTCCAGGTCCGTCAGGTAGTTCGATGCATCCTTGTAAGTGGAGATGAAGCCTGAGGCCTTGGTCATCGACGCGCCGATTTCCGGAGACGCAAGGATGGCATTCAGGAACGTGTAGGCGTTATCCGGATTGGGTGCATTGTTGGCGATGTTGTAGGTGTAGACAAAGCCATAAGAACCCTCCTGCGGAATGGTCATGGCCAGCGGGAACCCATCGTTGATCAGTGCCGCCGCCGGACCGTTCCAGCTGTGGCCGAGGGCAATGTCCTGGTTGATGAACATCTGCTGCACTTCGGCACCGCTGTCATAGTATTTTCTAACGAGCGGCTTCTTCTCGATAAGAAACGCCTTGGCTTCCTCGACAATCGCGGCTGCTTTTTCCGGGTCATCGAGATAGGCGACCATATTGCCGTCGTAACCCATCTTGAGCATAACGATCGACATCATGTCCTGGATAATATACGCGGTCTGTCCCTTGTACTTTTCCGAAAACAGCACGTCCCAGCTTCTGGCTTCCTCGGGCGTGACGAGCTCGGTGTTGTAAGCAAGAACCTCCATGCCGGAGAGGATCGGCGCGCCCCATTTGTGTCCGTTGATGGTTGACCAGTCGCTCTCGGAGAACGTGGGATTGATGTTCCCCCAGTTACTGAGCCGTCCGGTGTCGAGCGGAGCAAGCAGCTCGCTGTCGATGAACTGAAGGAAACGGTGACCTGCCACGGTCATGATGTCCACCGTGGGATTGGGTGCTTCGGCGGCGAGCAGGTTGAACTGCTTGCCCTGGTCGTCAACCAGGCGAATATTCACCTTGATCCCCGTATCTGCCTCGAACTGCTTTTTGAAGGCCTCGGGCACAAAGTCGTTGTAGGTCCAGATGTTCACTTCACCGCCCGATGCGCTCGCACGGCGAAGGTAGGCTGGGCTGGCCAGAGTTGCTGCACCAATGGCAGCGGTTCCCAGGAAGCGACGGCGGTTAATGGTAAGTTTGGTCATCTTAGCGTCTCCTAGTCGGTTGAGTTTGGTCCATCCTTTTTTGGTTAAGTTTGTGGCGTGGATGGTCTATGCAGCACCCCGGTACGGGACGCATGCTGCAAGTCGCAAAGGCTGAAGCTTTCCAGTTCCAACGCATGAAGAAATTCATTCTCGAGTGCGAATTCCCGGTCATACATTGCTGAAAACAAGCTGATGCCGGCTTCATGTAACGTCGCGGGTCTGTCCACCAGCTTGCCAAGAACAACGGTGACCTGAAGCCCGTAGGGAACATCCTCGGTCACATATCGGCTGTCTGCGGTCGCAGGCCCAAGGCCGCCATAACCGTGTGTGTGCATCTGCTGGTTCATCTCGGAGATAGTTCCGATTGGCACGTGGAAACTCTGATGGAAATGTTCGAAGATCGTTTTCACCTTCAGGTCTAGCGCTCTAGCGATTTCCAGTCGCTCAAGGTCAAGCTTTTCCAGCAATCGCCCCACCTTCGGCGTGACATTCAGGCCCTGGCTCCAGTCCTCTCCGTGCTCCATACGAGTAATGTTGCATAGGGCGATGCCCAGGTGGTTTTGCGGATTGAGGTTCGACAGTGTGATGGCCAAAAGGCCATCGCGCGGCATGAAGCGGTCACCGAACAAACTCTGGCACAAGGCCAGTCCGTCTTCCGTTCCGGCCTCGGGCACAGTGCACAGATCAACCCGATTGCGAATGGTGTTGACGCGCACTTTGGTCTCTTCCTGACGGCGGCCGGAGACAATGGTCGTGCCCCACGCGGTAATCGGTGCGGTTACGCCGCGTGCCGCCAAGGCCTGCATCAGGTAGACCGCGCCGAAGGAGGCGTGAGATGAGATGATGACATGCTGACCCTCGCGAATATGGGGGGCCAGCGCATCCATGACGTTCTTGTGCCCGGTTGCCGGCAGGGCGATGATCAGCGCGTCGTTTGTCTCAACCAGTTCCTGTGCCGAATGCGCAAATGCAGGTGCAAACTCTTCTTCGAGGACGCCGTGAGCCTGGAGAGGTCTGGATTCGAACGCGGCCGTGCTCTTTCCGGATGGCGACCAGAGTGTCGGAAGGTGCTTGTTCCTGCGCAAAAGCGCTGCCGTGCCGCATGCGATTGAGCCTGCCCCTGCTATGCCTATGCGCATCGGGTTACTCATATCGCCTCCCTTCGGCTCACCGGGTCACCCAGGACATGCATCAGGCGATTGGCCCATCCAAACAGAGCAGATGACAGGATCAGATCGAAAATCTCTTCGTCCGAAAGACCCACCTTGGAGAGTTTATCGATGTCTTCCGGTCCTGCGGAAGGGGGTGCTTCAGCGGCTTTCCGCGCAAAATCGAATATCGCCCGGTTTCGCGGACTGAGATCTGCATTTTCCCCGTTTGCGAACAGCTCATCGGTCACGGATTCGTCTTTCGCCAGTTTCGCGTGGCGGTCCGCATGAACGGCTGCGCAATAAATACAGCGATTGACCATGGACGCTGCGAGAGCACCGAGTTCGCGCTCCTCGCGCGACATGCCGCCGCGATCGTACATGATCGCATTGAACAGCGGTGAGCGAACAGACAGGCTTTCGACATCATGGGCAAGGGTCAGGACGTAATCCGAGACCTTGGTGTTGGAAGGGGTCACCTTGAGCGCGTCAAGCTGCTCTGCCGTGGCTTCTTCAAGTTTCACCGGCACCAGGCGCGGCCGCCATTCAGGAATCTTGCGCGTGAACTTGTGAATGACACGGGTCATGCGCTTTTCCCGTTCATCAGTCGCAATCCCGAAATCACTCGTATCTGAAATGCGAGGAAAGCGACCAGTTCACAAAGCCGGACGATGTCGGCGTCGGCAACGCCCGCCATCCGCAAACCCGAAATATCTTCCGCCGCGGCGTCCCGTGTCTGGTTCGCAACCTTGTCGACAAAGGACAATATTGCGGCCAGTTCTTGATGCTGGCTGCCAGGTTCGCCGGGCACTGAAAGCTCCGCGTAGTGCCCGGCATCAGCCAAATAGTAAGCTGCCAAAGGTTCATCTCCGGCGAGACGTGCAACTCGTGTGGCGATTGCGGCGCGAAGGCCGTGAGGAAAAGCTCCTGTTTCCTTCGGGCGCAAAACGGCTTCTTCGGCGGCCTGTGTCATGCCGATGATGTTGTCGCGCATCGATACCACGCTGGACAAAGCGCTGTCCGGTGCCACACCGGCCTGGGTCAAGATCGTCAGGGCAGAGATGTTCATACCGGTTCGCTTTCCCTCGGTCGTGCCTCGACCGGCAACTCGGTCGGTTGCCATTCGTCACCAAGAAGTTCCGGTGTGTCGTAATCCTGCATTCCTTGCCAATGGGCCTCGATGTCTTCGCCGTAAAGCGAAGCGGCAACCGCACGGGACAGCCAGGCGGCACCATCACTGATACCGGGAATGTCGCCGCTCACCTTGCCGAGGCTGGCTGAGGCGCCATAGTTGAAACAGTAAACGTTCCTCAGCCAGGGAGCCGTGCC from the Roseibium sp. HPY-6 genome contains:
- a CDS encoding sugar ABC transporter substrate-binding protein → MKRLFGALSALAVLAATSAHAETLKLVEVITSPERTEVLQGLVDEFEAANPGTEVEIVSLPWGQAFEKFATMVAGGDIPDVVEMPDRWAGIYKDRLVDLNDKIAGWEHGSTLTQKTIDMGRQTDGKTVRMIPYGFYLRALFYNKKLLEEAGVEGPPRTMEEFMAASKAVSELDGKYGYCLRGGPGGLNGWIMMAATMNGDNTFFDENGKSTLNQPGSVEGIQFLIDLYQNGYAPKDAVSWGFNEIVAGFYSGTCAFLDQDPDALIAVAKRMDAEDFAVVPMPVGPGGKAFPTIGFAGWAMFDTTKDEDLSWKLIAHLSDPEANKTWAKRVGVIPIHEGAEQDPHFKTEQFAGWFETLNGEQYIPTVMPTYLEQFGYFADSIALETSQEALLGQLSAQEVADQWAEFLTEEYGRWKEAQ
- a CDS encoding sugar ABC transporter permease, with the translated sequence MVEPYLYLSPAVIVIALVMLVPLAIGISYAFQAVNLLRPFQTGWVGFENFQALWSDRKFWLALTNTFWWTLGSIIFQFFLGLGLALLLNTRFYGKRLVQALVFLPWAVPTFLSALTWAWLFNPTIGPLPHWLAALGILSEPFNILGDPNLAMWGPITANVWFGIPFFAITLLAALQSIPGELYEAAEIDGASTWQKFTKITLPFLAPMIAITVMLRTIWIANFADLIFVMTGGGPANSTQILSTYIFTTAFRKLDFGYASAIAVALLGLLLIYAAVLLVLRRKLVKI
- a CDS encoding carbohydrate ABC transporter permease encodes the protein MNALRQASPWVVTGKYLALAFYVAFALFPLYWLAKIAVTPDKLIFSEGTALVPSRFTFENFQTVLLQTDFLAYFRNSLIVSLVTAAVTTMIAAAAGYAFSRFDFRGKRLIIALMLITQMFPLLMIIAPIYKIVAALGLLNSLTSLIIVYTAFNIPFATFLMQSFFDGIPKDLEDAGMIDGCTRFEALRKIVLPLTLPGLGATLGFIFTAAWSELLFALMLINSNDAMTFPVGLLTFVSKFSVDWGQMMAAGVLALVPSCLFFIFIQRYLVQGLTSGAVKG
- the ugpC gene encoding sn-glycerol-3-phosphate ABC transporter ATP-binding protein UgpC gives rise to the protein MARIELNNIAKSYGSVEVLRDINLTIEDGEFIVLVGPSGCGKSTLLRMIAGLEPISGGEFLVDGRRMNEVPPRDRDMAMVFQSYALYPHMDVSRNMGFSLEIRKAQKEERSRKVADAAKTLGLTALTERLPRALSGGQRQRVAMGRAIVRDPSAFLFDEPLSNLDAALRVEMRLEIARLHQRLSTTMIYVTHDQVEALTLADRIVVLNAGDIQQVGTPLELYERPSNKFVAQFIGSPTMNILGVDRAENGVKLKDGTNLQIGSSSAHWQAHELGVRPEHLDIVAEEAAHMKGVTELVEHLGSDTNIHANVPGVGPVLVRQHGHFPLKTGDAVNIAVDLEKSHLFGFEGRRLEI
- a CDS encoding ABC transporter ATP-binding protein, with translation MAETNPLVRIEGVTKKFGETVALDNLTLDIARGEFVTFLGPSGCGKSTTLRILGGFERPTSGRVILDDVDVTRQPPEKRHVNMVFQDYALFPHMTVRQNISFGLELKGMNKADIRNRQDEIMSFLELENYGDRYPGQLSGGQRQRVALARALAPDPALLLLDEPLAALDAKLRGQVQQELKAIQRRTHKTFFFVTHDQEEALTMSDRIVVMNHGRVEQDGTPEELYFHPATRFVAEFIGETNLLTCKMRGQDGDVIVLDWFGQTLKGQSHGHVPQVGDTITASVRLEKLAFHTERPEHSNAVRGTVVGKTFLGSRMSVDLMVEDAQGAKLRAFVDADVGQSVGSEPVWIGWDSNSLAVLRT
- a CDS encoding ABC transporter permease gives rise to the protein MNRGNRILLSCVYWAFVLYVFVPLVLMVLMGFKDSKFIGFPIRSWTLDWYTGVFDDAAVPSAFIYSVVIAVLATAISVFVGTWIAVLLEGRKFLGRTAMFGLTVLPALVPGIISAIAFRIYARWLGIEPGMGAIVWAHAVHNVPFVALVVMARLSTLPKSQIEAARDLGADPIIAFLRITLPYLVPAILGASIFCLLLSFDDFVRSFFLGGYEPTLPVLIFAKLRSGMSPEINAIATVALILTAAIGIWAERFTRRMNKESRNG
- a CDS encoding ABC transporter permease; protein product: MSDGVAPRTGRGPDTTEKNRLTFWGALSSWTPYRLVVGLATASPRRQFLILAAFPLLWVLTQHLGPMLQMLRVSFTDAYPVAPGVEQHFTLDNYARFFGDHIFWQPFFRTLIFASVFTFCTLILTYPVAYFLARHVSRKNQMLMLLLLLIPFWVGEIVRTYAIMILLGNTGAVNQLLKSLSLIDRPIPFMYTSFSMGVGIVYLTALYMLLPLYSALEKLPKSYNEAAADLGASAWTRFRRITLPLTLEGISSGCTLVFLISTGFYATPVLLGGPSTTVFAETIAGFFHVAGDEWPTGAAFATIMFLAAIILTGAFQKLMNSLRKGDTN
- a CDS encoding extracellular solute-binding protein, whose translation is MTKLTINRRRFLGTAAIGAATLASPAYLRRASASGGEVNIWTYNDFVPEAFKKQFEADTGIKVNIRLVDDQGKQFNLLAAEAPNPTVDIMTVAGHRFLQFIDSELLAPLDTGRLSNWGNINPTFSESDWSTINGHKWGAPILSGMEVLAYNTELVTPEEARSWDVLFSEKYKGQTAYIIQDMMSIVMLKMGYDGNMVAYLDDPEKAAAIVEEAKAFLIEKKPLVRKYYDSGAEVQQMFINQDIALGHSWNGPAAALINDGFPLAMTIPQEGSYGFVYTYNIANNAPNPDNAYTFLNAILASPEIGASMTKASGFISTYKDASNYLTDLEKKSTSFSDDELENLQFFRAEANEMKYGLVDPAVEAIKAA
- a CDS encoding NAD/NADP octopine/nopaline dehydrogenase family protein, whose product is MRIGIAGAGSIACGTAALLRRNKHLPTLWSPSGKSTAAFESRPLQAHGVLEEEFAPAFAHSAQELVETNDALIIALPATGHKNVMDALAPHIREGQHVIISSHASFGAVYLMQALAARGVTAPITAWGTTIVSGRRQEETKVRVNTIRNRVDLCTVPEAGTEDGLALCQSLFGDRFMPRDGLLAITLSNLNPQNHLGIALCNITRMEHGEDWSQGLNVTPKVGRLLEKLDLERLEIARALDLKVKTIFEHFHQSFHVPIGTISEMNQQMHTHGYGGLGPATADSRYVTEDVPYGLQVTVVLGKLVDRPATLHEAGISLFSAMYDREFALENEFLHALELESFSLCDLQHASRTGVLHRPSTPQT
- a CDS encoding peroxidase-related enzyme (This protein belongs to a clade of uncharacterized proteins related to peroxidases such as the alkylhydroperoxidase AhpD.), translated to MTRVIHKFTRKIPEWRPRLVPVKLEEATAEQLDALKVTPSNTKVSDYVLTLAHDVESLSVRSPLFNAIMYDRGGMSREERELGALAASMVNRCIYCAAVHADRHAKLAKDESVTDELFANGENADLSPRNRAIFDFARKAAEAPPSAGPEDIDKLSKVGLSDEEIFDLILSSALFGWANRLMHVLGDPVSRREAI